One Polaribacter sp. KT25b DNA segment encodes these proteins:
- the ftcD gene encoding glutamate formimidoyltransferase: MNKQLIECVPNISEGKDINKINAIANVVKTVEGVKLLDIDPGKATNRTVITFVGEPKNVIEAAFRLIKKASELIDMSKQKGEHPRFGATDVCPLVPIANISMEETAKHAHQLGKRVGEELGISGYYYENAATTSERKNLATVRSGEYEGLKEKLSKPNWKPDFGPSAYNQQIISSGVTAISARDFLIAYNINLNSTSTRRANAIAFDIRENGRVKLVNGKKVLDKNGNPERIPGKLKAVKGIGWFIEEYGIAQISYNLTNITITSMHEAFYETDLAATKRGLRVTGSELVGLVPLQAMLDTADFYLKKQERSLGISESEKIKIAIKSLGLDDLKPFHPQERIIEYVMNSNADKKLIDLTITNFAEETASESMAPGGGSIAAYVGTLGVSLGTMVANLSANKQGWDKKWEYFSDWAVKGQKYKNELLFLVDEDTNAFNKIIDGFRMPKTNPEEIEARKQAIEDATKYATEIPFKVMQTAYNSIEVMLEMMKTGIQNSLSDAGVGILCAKTAVTGAYFNVRINAKDIKDRKFAEEIIAKAEDIYQKTIVLENEMMKIINAKI, translated from the coding sequence ATGAACAAACAACTTATAGAATGCGTTCCTAATATTAGCGAAGGTAAAGACATCAATAAAATAAATGCAATTGCAAACGTTGTAAAAACGGTTGAAGGTGTAAAATTATTAGATATAGATCCTGGTAAAGCAACAAATAGAACTGTAATTACTTTTGTTGGCGAGCCAAAAAATGTAATTGAAGCTGCTTTTAGATTGATAAAAAAAGCATCAGAACTTATTGATATGAGCAAACAAAAAGGTGAGCATCCTCGTTTTGGAGCTACAGATGTTTGTCCTTTAGTGCCAATTGCAAATATTTCTATGGAAGAAACTGCAAAACATGCGCATCAATTAGGTAAAAGAGTTGGTGAAGAATTAGGCATTTCTGGTTATTATTATGAAAATGCAGCAACTACATCAGAAAGAAAAAACCTTGCTACCGTTCGTTCTGGAGAATATGAAGGTTTAAAAGAAAAACTTTCTAAGCCAAATTGGAAACCAGATTTTGGTCCATCAGCATATAATCAACAAATAATTTCATCCGGAGTTACAGCAATTTCTGCACGTGACTTTTTAATTGCATATAATATAAACTTAAACTCAACTTCTACAAGAAGAGCAAATGCCATTGCTTTTGATATTCGTGAAAACGGAAGAGTAAAATTAGTTAACGGAAAAAAAGTATTGGATAAAAACGGAAATCCAGAAAGAATTCCAGGAAAATTAAAAGCCGTAAAAGGTATTGGTTGGTTTATAGAAGAATACGGAATTGCTCAAATTTCGTACAATTTAACCAACATTACGATCACTTCGATGCACGAAGCTTTTTATGAAACAGATTTGGCTGCAACTAAACGGGGTTTACGAGTAACTGGCTCTGAATTAGTTGGTTTAGTTCCTTTACAAGCAATGTTAGATACTGCTGATTTTTACCTAAAAAAACAAGAGCGATCTTTAGGAATATCAGAAAGTGAGAAGATTAAAATCGCTATAAAATCTCTAGGTTTAGACGATTTAAAACCATTTCATCCGCAAGAAAGAATCATAGAATATGTAATGAATTCTAATGCTGATAAAAAATTAATTGATTTAACAATTACAAATTTTGCAGAAGAAACTGCATCAGAATCTATGGCTCCTGGAGGTGGAAGTATTGCTGCTTATGTGGGTACTTTGGGCGTTTCTTTAGGCACAATGGTTGCGAATCTTTCTGCAAATAAACAAGGTTGGGACAAAAAATGGGAATATTTTTCTGATTGGGCAGTAAAAGGTCAAAAATATAAAAATGAATTGTTGTTTTTAGTGGATGAAGATACCAATGCTTTTAACAAAATTATTGACGGTTTTAGAATGCCAAAAACCAATCCTGAAGAAATTGAAGCAAGAAAACAAGCCATTGAAGATGCTACAAAATATGCAACCGAAATTCCGTTTAAAGTGATGCAAACTGCATACAATTCCATTGAAGTGATGTTAGAAATGATGAAAACCGGAATTCAAAATTCTCTTTCTGATGCTGGTGTTGGTATTTTATGTGCAAAAACAGCTGTTACAGGAGCTTATTTTAATGTACGAATTAATGCAAAAGACATAAAAGACAGAAAATTTGCGGAAGAAATTATTGCAAAAGCAGAAGACATCTATCAAAAAACTATTGTTCTAGAAAACGAAATGATGAAAATTATCAATGCTAAAATTTAA
- a CDS encoding DUF4105 domain-containing protein gives MKKKYLLLLFLFAFIKPYNSQVNLSVYSEVSIVTAGPGSELYEAFGHSAIRIKDPVLQLDVIYNYGMFDFDAPNFYSNFTKGNMIYMLASYDFKYFLASYKRDKRWVKQQVLNLTSQERQKFFMYLENNALPENRNYNYDPYFNNCATKLKDITISILGDKVVLIDENIEKNLSFRQLMNKEIPWNSWGNFGINLALGSKLDQKATSEQYMYLPKYVYTIFKDSKLFVRNQPENLIKREDILLDFEEQKPKISFFNPFLIFSIFSLIGLFITFSDFKKKKISKWLDFTILSTTGILGVLIIFLWFFTDHSTAPNNFNFLWAFAPNLIIAFIMLKENQQKRIKYYFIFLTFLLFTIPILWILEVQLFPVAVIPLLVLLFFRYLFLSKTLK, from the coding sequence ATGAAAAAAAAATACTTACTACTACTCTTCCTTTTTGCATTTATAAAACCTTATAATTCTCAAGTAAATCTTTCTGTATATTCAGAAGTTAGTATTGTTACTGCAGGTCCTGGATCAGAATTATATGAAGCTTTTGGCCATTCTGCTATCAGAATAAAAGATCCTGTATTACAATTAGATGTAATTTATAATTATGGAATGTTTGATTTTGATGCTCCAAATTTTTATTCAAATTTCACGAAAGGAAACATGATTTATATGCTTGCTAGCTACGATTTTAAATACTTTTTGGCAAGTTATAAAAGAGATAAACGTTGGGTAAAACAACAAGTGTTAAATTTAACATCACAAGAAAGACAAAAGTTTTTTATGTATTTAGAAAACAATGCTTTGCCAGAAAATAGAAATTATAATTATGACCCCTATTTTAATAATTGTGCCACAAAATTAAAAGATATTACAATTTCAATTTTAGGAGATAAAGTGGTTTTAATTGATGAAAATATAGAAAAAAATCTATCATTTAGACAATTAATGAACAAAGAAATTCCTTGGAATTCTTGGGGAAATTTTGGCATCAATTTAGCTTTAGGAAGCAAATTAGATCAAAAAGCTACTTCTGAACAATATATGTATTTGCCTAAATATGTGTATACTATTTTTAAAGACAGTAAATTATTTGTTAGAAATCAGCCAGAAAACCTAATAAAAAGAGAAGATATTCTATTAGATTTTGAAGAACAAAAACCTAAAATTTCATTTTTTAATCCTTTTTTAATTTTTAGTATCTTTTCTTTAATTGGATTATTTATTACTTTTTCTGATTTTAAAAAGAAGAAAATATCAAAATGGTTAGATTTCACCATCCTTTCTACAACCGGAATTTTAGGTGTTTTAATCATTTTTCTTTGGTTTTTCACAGATCATTCTACAGCTCCCAATAATTTCAATTTTTTATGGGCTTTTGCTCCAAACTTGATAATTGCTTTTATAATGCTCAAAGAAAATCAGCAAAAAAGGATCAAATACTACTTTATATTTTTGACTTTTTTACTATTTACAATTCCTATTCTTTGGATTCTTGAAGTACAATTATTCCCTGTTGCTGTAATTCCTTTATTGGTTTTATTGTTTTTTAGATATTTATTTTTATCAAAAACCTTAAAATAA